CTGGATTTACGGTGCGATTGAACCATTGACTGGGAACCACTTCCTTGAGAGTATCCAAAATTGAATAGTGAGTGTTTTCAACAGTGCTGGGACTGGCTATCTCAGGAATTAGGCTCGGATTATGCCATTTTACAGATCGAGCGAGCATCTGCTCATACAAGTTCAGCAATTCGTTGACCGGAAAATATTATTCCTCTGTTTCAACCAGCATCAGCCCCTGAACTCAATCCGATTGAGAGACTTTGGCAATTCCTCAAAAACCTCTCAAAAATCAACTTTTCTCTTCTCTACAAGATTTACGCGATCGCATCCCAGAAATCTCTTCTTCTAACTTTATTCTAGAAGCTCTTTTCTATGCAGCTTCATCTTAAATTGGGCTCAGCCCTCTTCTGTCAAACTGGGGTGAAACCTTGATTTTTCGTAGGCTAAAACCACGTAGATTCGTTGAATTTGCCTAAAGTGACAGAAGAGGGATCGGAATATATCTGACAATATATCAAAAATACCTATTTACCCGCGTTTATCTACAGAAGGCAATTCTAGACTAAAATTTCGACAATAAAACTTAAAAGTCAATTGAAAAAACTAGTGAAGTTGCTCAATCGCTACCTAGTCAAAACTAAATTTCTTCTCCTCTTACTCGTAGTAACCCTAACTTTGGTAGGATGTCAGGCTACACCTAGTAATTCTGGAGTTACCAAAATTACGCTGTGGCAAGGGGTAAATCCACCACCCAATCGAGATGTTTTGCAAACGCTGGTAGATCGCTTCAATCGAGAGCATTCTGACATTCAAGTAGAATCTTTATATGTCGGACAAGCAGAACAGCAATTACCGAAAATTTTGGCAGCGGTAGTAGGAAATGCACCACCAGATTTACTATGGTTTAATGCCACGCTAACTGGACAGTTAGTGGAACTCGATGCAATTCGTCCTTTGGACGATCTGCTACAAACTTCTCCCGTCAAAGATGAAATCGATCCTAGCCTGTTTGCAACGATGGAGTATCAAGGGCATACTTGGTCTGTGCCGTTTGGCGTAAATAACGTAGGCGTATTTTACCGTCCCAGCTTATTTCAAGCCGCAGGAATTACCCAGTTACCGCAAACTTGGGAAGAATTACGTCAAGTCGCACGTCAATTAACCATCGACAAAGACGGAGACAAGCGGATCGACCAACACGGAATGTTTTTGCCGTTAGGGAAAGGAGAATTTAGCGTCTTTCTGTGGCTACCCTTCCTGTGGAGTGGCGGTGGCGAGTTGGCAAGTAACAATCCCCAACAACCAGCAAATGTAAATGTAGCAGACGACAAGGGTGCGATCGCCTCGCTGAGATTGTGGCGCGATTTAGTCGATGATGGTTCTGTCGTTCTATCTTTACCAGAACGAGGATTTGAAATCGATGCTTTCTTAGCTGGGAAAGTGGCGATGCAATTGACTGGACCCTGGACGCTGGGACAGTTCCAAACCACAGGAATAGATTTTGGCGTGTTTCCAATTCCTCAAGGCGATCGCCAAGCAACTGCAATTGGTGGAGAAAACCTATTTGTATTCAAGTCTACGCCCGAGCGCGAACGAGCTGCGCTCAAGTTTGCTGAGTATGTTGTCAGCGAAGGATTTCAAATTGATTGGGCAATTGGTACGGGATATTTACCCGTCAATATGAAGGCAAGGGAAAGCCAGAAATATCAAGATTTCATCAAAAAACAGCCTGCCGTAGAAGTGTTTTTAGCACAAGCAAAATACGGGCGATCGCGTCCCATTTTTCCTGGTTACAGTCGCTTGTCAGAAAATTTAGGTAGGGCGCTAGAAGCTGTTTTATTAGGGAAAAGCACCCCTACCGAGGCATTACAAGCAGCACAGCGAAGGTTGGATTTGATTTTTCAGAACAGTGACTAGTGACTAGTGACTGGTGATTAGAAATTAAGAATACAGCCACTAGCCACTAGCCACCAGTCACTCACTCATTACCATTTCCTACAAATTGTTAAATCCAAAACAGTCAGCGATCGCGAATAAATGTTATTTGGGAATAACATTCATGTACGTGTCTTGACGATTCGGGCGCTCTGGAATTTATGACCTTCTCAATTGTGGCTTGGGATGCAGCAACGCAAATGACTGGGGTAGCAGTGGCAACTAAGCATCTGGCTGTAGGGGCGCTCGTACCTCATGCTAAGGCAACTGTAGGGGCGATCGCGACTCAAGGTCAAACTAACCCGTTATTGGGAATTTGCAGCCTGCAATTGTTAGAACATGGGGTTTCGGCTGAAGATACATTACAGCTTTTGCTGCAAGACGATCTCAATTGCCACCAGCGTCAGCTACATCTGGTAGATCGTCGCGGTCATACGGCAGCTTGGACGGGTGAAGATTGCGTTGGTTGGGCGGGACACTTGACATATCCCTACTTTTCTGTAGCCGGAAATATGCTGGTAGGCGAACAAGTTTTGGTAGCGATGGCAGATGCATATCAAGCCAAAGCGGAAATGGAGTTTTGCGATCGCCTATTACACGCTTTAGAAGCTGGCGAGGCGGCTGGAGGAGACAAACGGGGACGACAATCGGCAGCGCTGTATGTGGTGCATCAAGATGTTTATCCCTATCTGGATTTGCGCGTCGATCATCATGCGAATCCATTAGTGGAACTGCGCTATCTATTTGAAGAATCGCGTCAAGATTATTATCAGTCGTTTCGGCAATCTATGCCTCCCCAGTGTCCTCGTACTATGGTAAGTGCGATCGCTAAGTATTTAGCTACTCCAATCAAGAATCAGTTAACAGTTATCAGTTAACAGTTATCAGTGTTAACAACTAGTGAAACACTTCTGATTTTTGACTTTTGACTTTTAACTTTTGACTTTTACACTCCTACAGTGCGTGACTGGCGCATGGATTTGACGAAATTGGCAAATAAGTAATCTGCGTCGTGGGGACCAGGGCTAGCTTCAGGGTGGTATTGGACTGAGAATAGGGGTAGGGATTTGTGGCGCAATCCTGCTACGGTGCGATCGTTTAAATTGAGATGAGTAATTTCGACATCTGCGGGAATGGAATCCGCATCAATCGCAAAGCCGTGATTTTGACTGGTAATTTCGACTTGCCTTTGTAAGCCAGCAGGTTGATTCAAACCGCGATGACCGAATTTTAGCTTGAAGGTTTCTGCCCCTAACGCCCGACCTAGTATTTGATGTCCCATGCAAATACCAAATATTGGTTTCTGGGCTGAAAGAAGGGCTTTTGTCGTTTCAAGTCCTTCGGCAACGGCGGCGGGGTCACCAGGTCCATTGGAAAGAAAGATGCCGTCGGGATTGTATTTCAGAATCTCTTCTGGTGGCGTATTAGCAGGAACGACAATGACGCGACAGCCATAACTCGCTAGTCGCCGCAGAATGTTGCGTTTGATGCCAAAGTCAATGGCAACAACGGTGAGAGTCTCGCCATCTGGGGATACTGGTTTAAATTCCCATACAGAATCAGTCGTTCCAGCCCACTCATAAGCAGTGGATGTGGTGACTTCACTGACCAAGTTTAATCCTGCCATACTGGGGGCAGCGAGGACGAGTTGCAATAACTCTGCTTCGTCAAGAATTTCTGTAGAAATAGCGCCATTCATCGATCCTACTTCGCGGATCTTGCGGACTAAGGCGCGGGTATCGATGCCGTAAATTCCAGGGATGTTGTGCTGTTTGAGGTAGTCAGGCAAACTGCCAGTAGAGCGCCAATTGCTAGGACGGTAACAGACATTTTTGGCGATCGCACCTTTCACTTGGGGGCGATCGGATTCTTCGTCTTCAGGATTTACGCCTGTATTTCCCAATTCTGGGTAGGTAAAGGTGACAATTTGACCGCGATAGCTGGGATCGGTTAAGACTTCTTGATACCCAGTCATACCAGTATTAAACACGACTTCGCCAACGGTAGTACCAGTAGCACCGAAAGATAAACCATGATAAGCAGTACCATCAGCAAGAACGAGAAGGGCGGGTTGAGGGGTCATAACTAGGGGTAGTTGGTAATTGGTAATTGGTGATTGGTAATTGGTAGTTGGTAGTTGGTAGTGGTGAGTGCTGCTACTTGCAACTTGTGACTTGGAATTGCTCCCTCTGCTTTCTTCTTCCCCGACTCCCGACTCCCGTACGGGCGGGTTTGAAAACCCGCCCCTACCGACTCCCGATTTATCCTCGGCGAGATTCAATCAAACGAATGGCACGACTGACGCTTTCGGGGAGGACGACTACTAAACTACCACGGGAAGCCATGTCGAGGGCGGTGTTAATGGCTCTTGTCTCTGCCAAAATGGATTCGTAGTGGCAGTCGGAATTGGCTTGACGGATGCCTTTTTCGATTAAGTCTGCGGCATCGCCACGGGGACGACCGCGCGTATCGTCGTCTTCTTTGACGATAATAAAGTCAAACATTTCGGCGGCGAGTTTGCCCAAGGTGATGAAGTCTTCGTCGCGGCGATCGCCAGGTCCCCCGATTACGCCGAT
This window of the Chroococcidiopsis thermalis PCC 7203 genome carries:
- a CDS encoding ABC transporter substrate-binding protein, producing MKKLVKLLNRYLVKTKFLLLLLVVTLTLVGCQATPSNSGVTKITLWQGVNPPPNRDVLQTLVDRFNREHSDIQVESLYVGQAEQQLPKILAAVVGNAPPDLLWFNATLTGQLVELDAIRPLDDLLQTSPVKDEIDPSLFATMEYQGHTWSVPFGVNNVGVFYRPSLFQAAGITQLPQTWEELRQVARQLTIDKDGDKRIDQHGMFLPLGKGEFSVFLWLPFLWSGGGELASNNPQQPANVNVADDKGAIASLRLWRDLVDDGSVVLSLPERGFEIDAFLAGKVAMQLTGPWTLGQFQTTGIDFGVFPIPQGDRQATAIGGENLFVFKSTPERERAALKFAEYVVSEGFQIDWAIGTGYLPVNMKARESQKYQDFIKKQPAVEVFLAQAKYGRSRPIFPGYSRLSENLGRALEAVLLGKSTPTEALQAAQRRLDLIFQNSD
- a CDS encoding DUF1028 domain-containing protein, whose amino-acid sequence is MTFSIVAWDAATQMTGVAVATKHLAVGALVPHAKATVGAIATQGQTNPLLGICSLQLLEHGVSAEDTLQLLLQDDLNCHQRQLHLVDRRGHTAAWTGEDCVGWAGHLTYPYFSVAGNMLVGEQVLVAMADAYQAKAEMEFCDRLLHALEAGEAAGGDKRGRQSAALYVVHQDVYPYLDLRVDHHANPLVELRYLFEESRQDYYQSFRQSMPPQCPRTMVSAIAKYLATPIKNQLTVIS
- the carA gene encoding glutamine-hydrolyzing carbamoyl-phosphate synthase small subunit, translating into MTPQPALLVLADGTAYHGLSFGATGTTVGEVVFNTGMTGYQEVLTDPSYRGQIVTFTYPELGNTGVNPEDEESDRPQVKGAIAKNVCYRPSNWRSTGSLPDYLKQHNIPGIYGIDTRALVRKIREVGSMNGAISTEILDEAELLQLVLAAPSMAGLNLVSEVTTSTAYEWAGTTDSVWEFKPVSPDGETLTVVAIDFGIKRNILRRLASYGCRVIVVPANTPPEEILKYNPDGIFLSNGPGDPAAVAEGLETTKALLSAQKPIFGICMGHQILGRALGAETFKLKFGHRGLNQPAGLQRQVEITSQNHGFAIDADSIPADVEITHLNLNDRTVAGLRHKSLPLFSVQYHPEASPGPHDADYLFANFVKSMRQSRTVGV